The following are from one region of the Streptomyces tuirus genome:
- a CDS encoding bestrophin-like domain, with protein sequence MPEWLVLTLAMLAACAVVVIITFVRHRAAPEDEDPSETPDVIEYMTMWIGVVYAIVLGLAIAGVWEGRSAAQDHVQAEATALHEISERVRVYPAEERDRIRDDIRTYVSHVVTTEWDTMADKGEVSPRGAELFERIRQDVTDYEPATDFEAQAYQPLLDQVTAANQARIARAESTGETMPGVVWFGLIAGAVVTIGMIFALQIRRTTRELVLAGLFSALIAFLLFLIWDFDSPYSRGVTATADPFLNLFPGVGD encoded by the coding sequence TTGCCGGAATGGCTTGTTCTCACCCTCGCGATGCTGGCCGCCTGTGCCGTGGTGGTCATCATCACCTTCGTACGCCACCGCGCGGCGCCCGAGGACGAGGACCCCAGTGAGACCCCGGACGTCATCGAGTACATGACCATGTGGATCGGCGTGGTCTACGCCATCGTCCTGGGCCTGGCGATCGCCGGTGTCTGGGAAGGGCGCAGCGCCGCACAGGACCACGTCCAAGCCGAGGCGACCGCGCTGCACGAGATCTCGGAGCGGGTACGGGTCTATCCGGCCGAGGAACGCGACCGCATCCGGGACGACATCCGGACGTATGTGAGCCATGTCGTGACCACCGAGTGGGACACCATGGCCGACAAGGGCGAGGTCAGCCCGCGCGGCGCCGAGCTCTTCGAGCGGATCCGCCAGGACGTCACCGACTACGAGCCGGCGACGGACTTCGAGGCCCAGGCCTACCAGCCGTTGCTGGACCAGGTGACCGCGGCGAACCAGGCCCGGATCGCCCGGGCGGAGTCGACCGGGGAGACCATGCCGGGGGTGGTGTGGTTCGGGCTGATCGCCGGGGCCGTCGTCACCATCGGGATGATCTTCGCCCTGCAGATCCGCAGAACGACCCGCGAGCTGGTCCTCGCCGGGCTGTTCTCGGCTCTGATCGCCTTCCTGCTGTTCCTGATCTGGGACTTCGACTCGCCCTACAGCAGGGGCGTGACCGCCACGGCGGACCCGTTCCTGAACCTCTTCCCCGGCGTCGGGGACTGA
- a CDS encoding class F sortase encodes MSASELAQAEEEARPRKRAPWGVIALVLLTGLALIRNGSGEFDEGPPQPATAAAADNRVPEGTFAGTVRPLPYALPDRVRIPAIQVDAPMIPVGLDADGWVGAPPPEDPNLAGWFTGAVTPGEKGTAVVVGHVDNQQGPAVFYGLGALKKGHRVEVARQDGKTAMFEIYGVEVFEKNNFPGDRVYASKGAPELRVITCGGGFSKQEGYAGNVVAFARLVEVR; translated from the coding sequence ATGTCTGCGTCCGAGCTGGCCCAGGCGGAAGAGGAGGCGCGGCCGAGGAAGCGCGCCCCGTGGGGCGTGATAGCGCTGGTCCTGCTGACCGGCCTCGCCCTCATCCGGAACGGTTCGGGGGAGTTCGACGAGGGCCCACCGCAGCCGGCGACGGCGGCCGCCGCGGACAACCGGGTACCCGAGGGCACCTTCGCCGGGACCGTACGGCCCCTGCCCTACGCCCTCCCGGACCGGGTCCGGATCCCGGCGATCCAGGTCGACGCGCCGATGATCCCCGTGGGCCTGGACGCGGACGGCTGGGTCGGCGCACCGCCGCCGGAGGACCCCAACCTGGCCGGCTGGTTCACCGGTGCCGTCACCCCCGGCGAGAAGGGCACCGCGGTCGTGGTCGGCCATGTCGACAACCAGCAGGGACCGGCCGTGTTCTACGGACTCGGGGCTCTGAAGAAGGGCCATCGCGTCGAGGTCGCCCGTCAGGACGGAAAGACCGCGATGTTCGAGATCTACGGCGTCGAGGTCTTCGAGAAGAACAACTTCCCCGGTGACCGTGTCTACGCGTCCAAGGGCGCGCCGGAACTGCGGGTCATCACCTGCGGCGGGGGGTTCTCCAAGCAGGAGGGCTACGCGGGGAACGTCGTCGCCTTCGCCCGCCTGGTCGAGGTGCGCTGA
- a CDS encoding polysaccharide deacetylase family protein: MKKDQLLTRLLTRRRALIAGAGAVGAAATAGVITTVTGDGPVTSAPAAGPQARSVKSSAYRLQPVTGYGPPRAAPRRTLVRREAPLKVSGRGRTMVLTFDDGPDPRFTPDILDTLAEYDVRAMFFVCGEMVAGGRRLLARMAEEGHVVGNHTWSHPLLTRLTRRQIRSQMERTSDAIEDACGERPEWFRAPYGAWNRAAFQLGAELGMEPLGWTLDTLDWTTPGVRSIANRVEHGAAPGVVVLSHDAGGDRSQSVRALRRYLPELLDSGYHVTVPRRHYA, from the coding sequence ATGAAGAAGGATCAGTTGCTCACCCGGCTGCTCACCCGGCGCCGGGCGTTGATCGCGGGCGCCGGCGCCGTGGGGGCGGCCGCGACGGCCGGAGTGATCACGACTGTCACCGGGGACGGACCCGTCACCTCCGCCCCGGCCGCGGGACCCCAGGCCCGGTCCGTCAAGTCCTCCGCGTACCGGCTGCAGCCGGTGACCGGCTACGGCCCGCCGCGTGCCGCGCCCCGCCGGACCCTGGTACGCCGCGAGGCACCGCTGAAGGTGTCCGGCCGCGGCCGCACCATGGTGCTGACCTTCGACGACGGCCCCGATCCCCGCTTCACCCCGGACATCCTCGACACCCTGGCCGAGTACGACGTGCGCGCGATGTTCTTCGTGTGCGGCGAAATGGTCGCCGGCGGCAGGAGGCTGCTGGCCCGGATGGCCGAGGAGGGCCATGTCGTCGGAAACCACACCTGGTCCCACCCGTTGCTGACCCGCCTCACGCGCCGTCAGATCCGCTCCCAGATGGAGCGCACCAGCGACGCCATCGAGGACGCCTGCGGGGAGCGCCCCGAGTGGTTCCGCGCGCCCTACGGCGCCTGGAACCGCGCCGCCTTCCAGCTCGGCGCGGAACTCGGCATGGAACCGCTCGGCTGGACTCTCGACACCCTCGACTGGACCACCCCGGGAGTCCGGTCCATCGCGAACCGGGTCGAACACGGCGCCGCCCCCGGCGTCGTGGTGCTCTCGCACGACGCCGGGGGCGACCGCTCGCAGAGCGTACGGGCCCTGCGGCGCTATCTGCCGGAACTGCTGGACTCCGGCTACCACGTCACCGTGCCCCGGCGGCACTACGCGTGA